In Tepidibacillus fermentans, a single genomic region encodes these proteins:
- the cas5b gene encoding type I-B CRISPR-associated protein Cas5b — translation MKLLSFHLRGKMAHFRRYYSNSSALTYSVPPRTTIIGMIAGLLGLERDSYYEMFSLEQCHISIVNREPIKKMIQKMNLLKIENTNDFNGSQEYHSQTATEIILPQNIRTGFIDYHIYFHHQDHSIMNQLEQLLTKSKFGYTSLGISFALGTAQHLGWIEYEGIVEGVERESNDFVRISSIIPTKWVKQINFSEMNGNGYRLIKEEIPIEFDKNRRITGKGIGNMIINLSPNPIFIKISKYVQLNDGTSITWVE, via the coding sequence ATGAAACTCCTCTCGTTTCACTTGCGAGGAAAAATGGCTCATTTTCGTAGGTACTATTCCAATTCCTCAGCATTAACGTACTCCGTTCCACCGAGAACCACTATCATAGGAATGATAGCCGGTTTACTAGGTTTAGAAAGAGATAGCTACTACGAAATGTTTTCTTTAGAACAATGCCATATTAGTATAGTAAACCGTGAACCGATAAAAAAAATGATTCAGAAAATGAACCTATTAAAGATTGAGAATACAAATGATTTTAACGGGTCTCAAGAATATCACAGTCAAACAGCAACGGAAATCATATTACCACAAAATATACGTACAGGTTTTATCGATTACCATATTTATTTTCATCATCAAGATCATTCGATCATGAATCAATTGGAACAATTATTAACTAAATCTAAATTTGGTTACACGAGTTTAGGGATTTCCTTTGCTCTTGGAACCGCACAACATCTAGGATGGATTGAATATGAAGGGATAGTTGAAGGTGTGGAAAGAGAAAGTAACGACTTCGTTAGAATATCTTCTATTATTCCAACCAAGTGGGTAAAACAAATCAATTTTAGTGAAATGAATGGAAATGGTTATAGACTAATAAAAGAAGAGATACCGATTGAATTTGACAAAAATCGAAGAATTACGGGAAAAGGAATTGGAAATATGATTATTAATCTATCCCCCAATCCTATTTTTATAAAAATTTCTAAATATGTTCAATTAAATGACGGAACATCTATAACATGGGTTGAATAA
- a CDS encoding CRISPR-associated protein → MILNQNSDFIFGFEAKMTNPNGDPDQENKPRMDYETSTVLVSDARRKRDIRDFLKRKGYPIFVDTLADKKVPMDKMFESIRDQWLNDEDNFTKLLNEETILQEKWNQLVDGQNGNFKELYEKMSKDKKKKSLFVDFNNSFMTAIIKKSLIDIRLFGSAMAVEGITRTFTGPVQISWGYSLHPVELVKSNTITSIMNDDASTFGKKHKLYYALITHYGTMNKYSAKLTGMTEQDREIFRKALIQGIMNNQTDSKQGQSPLFYLEIIYAKDFDGYIGDLRRFIQVHYNEEKSIREIHHLTIDFSKLSSVIEEMKKNGYIDNVVGWFHPYVDDSIFRHMPEYVSLDLWQPIANKVEG, encoded by the coding sequence ATGATATTAAATCAAAATAGTGATTTTATTTTTGGGTTTGAAGCGAAAATGACCAATCCAAATGGTGATCCAGATCAAGAAAACAAGCCTCGTATGGATTATGAAACATCAACTGTATTAGTGAGCGATGCTAGAAGAAAAAGAGATATTAGAGATTTTCTTAAAAGAAAAGGATACCCAATTTTCGTCGATACTTTGGCAGATAAAAAAGTACCAATGGATAAAATGTTTGAATCAATCAGAGATCAATGGTTAAATGATGAGGATAATTTCACAAAACTATTAAATGAAGAGACTATTCTTCAAGAAAAATGGAATCAATTAGTAGATGGGCAAAATGGAAACTTTAAAGAATTATATGAAAAAATGAGTAAAGATAAAAAGAAAAAATCTTTGTTTGTTGATTTTAATAACTCCTTTATGACAGCAATAATTAAAAAATCGCTAATTGATATTCGATTGTTTGGAAGTGCAATGGCAGTTGAAGGAATAACCCGTACCTTTACAGGTCCTGTTCAAATTTCTTGGGGTTATTCTCTCCATCCCGTGGAATTAGTGAAATCCAATACCATCACTTCAATCATGAACGATGATGCATCGACTTTTGGGAAAAAACACAAACTGTATTATGCTTTAATTACCCATTATGGAACGATGAATAAATACAGTGCCAAATTGACAGGGATGACAGAACAGGATAGGGAAATTTTCCGAAAAGCTTTAATACAAGGCATAATGAATAACCAAACAGATAGTAAACAAGGGCAAAGTCCATTATTTTATTTGGAAATTATATACGCAAAAGATTTTGATGGATATATAGGTGATTTAAGAAGATTTATACAGGTTCATTATAATGAAGAAAAATCAATTCGAGAAATTCATCATTTAACTATTGATTTTTCAAAATTATCATCCGTAATAGAAGAAATGAAAAAAAATGGTTATATTGATAACGTTGTCGGTTGGTTCCATCCATATGTAGACGATTCCATATTTAGACATATGCCAGAATATGTATCACTTGATTTATGGCAGCCTATTGCCAATAAAGTGGAGGGCTAA